From the Arctopsyche grandis isolate Sample6627 chromosome 11, ASM5162203v2, whole genome shotgun sequence genome, one window contains:
- the LOC143918718 gene encoding uncharacterized protein LOC143918718 isoform X2: protein MECRLCLGSAPAESSVSIFGDPHPERLEQRIRTFCQINVKRGDGLPDSVCLSCKTNLELLISFRKACFRSNETSQLRLDDCLKIKTEEVFLEDVRWDDELSLSTIHRKNSEICSKPFPMESKLVLCTRDKPFKCEICLKPFSHKSRLESHKISHTGIKPHKCEICLKSFSRKYYFESHKISHTGIKLYKCDICLKSFVHKHGLVLHFRTHRGEKPYKCEICLKSFYLKSGLVIHLRSHTGEKPYKCENCLKSFSQKQGLVIHLRSHTGEKPYKCENCLKSFSHKQGLVIHSRFHTGEKPYECEICFKSFYQRSNLMYHKKSHTGIKLQCDICLKAFIHKQGLVIHLRSHTGEKPTE from the exons atggagtgcaggctttgtcttggatcagctccggccgagtcttccgtctccatcttcggtgatcctcatccagagcgtttagaacaacgcattcggaccttcTGTCAAATTAAT gttaaaagaggcgacgGGTTGCCGGActcggtgtgtctttcgtgtaagaccaatctggaattgctaatcagctttcgaaaggcttgttttcgaagcaacgaaacgtctcaactgaggttagatgattgtttgaagatcaagactgaagaagttttctTGGAAGATGTAAGATGGGACGATGAGCTTTCGTTAtcgacaattcaccgaaagaatagtgaaatttgttcaaagccaTTTCCCATGGAATCTAAACTTGTTTTGTGTACTAGAGATAAACcattcaaatgtgaaatttgtttaaaaccattttctcacaaatctcGCCTTGAGTCACACAAAATATCGCATACTGGAATAAAAcctcacaaatgtgaaatttgtttaaaatcattttctcgaaaatattACTTCGAATCACATAAAATatcgcatactgggataaaactatacaaatgtgacatttgcttaaaatcatttgttcaTAAACATGGACTTGTATTACATTTCAGGACTCACAGGGGAGAAAAGCcctacaagtgtgaaatttgtttaaaatcattttatctaaaatctGGTCTCGTGATACATTTAaggtctcacacgggggaaaagccttacaagtgtgaaaattgtttaaaatcattttctcaaaaacaaggacttgtgatacatttaagatctcacacgggggaaaagccttacaagtgtgaaaattgtttaaaatcattttctcataaACAAGGACTTGTGATACATTCAAGAtttcacacgggggaaaagccttacgagtgtgaaatttgtttcaaatcattttatcaAAGATCTAACCTCATGTATCATAAAAAGtctcatactgggataaaactacaatgtgacatttgcttaaaagcatttattcataaacaaggacttgtgatacatttaag gtctcacacaggggaaaagcctaCAGAATAG
- the LOC143918718 gene encoding uncharacterized protein LOC143918718 isoform X1: MECRLCLGSAPAESSVSIFGDPHPERLEQRIRTFCQINVKRGDGLPDSVCLSCKTNLELLISFRKACFRSNETSQLRLDDCLKIKTEEVFLEDVRWDDELSLSTIHRKNSEICSKPFPMESKLVLCTRDKPFKCEICLKPFSHKSRLESHKISHTGIKPHKCEICLKSFSRKYYFESHKISHTGIKLYKCDICLKSFVHKHGLVLHFRTHRGEKPYKCEICLKSFYLKSGLVIHLRSHTGEKPYKCENCLKSFSQKQGLVIHLRSHTGEKPYKCENCLKSFSHKQGLVIHSRFHTGEKPYECEICFKSFYQRSNLMYHKKSHTGIKLQCDICLKAFIHKQGLVIHLRSHTGEMPYKCGICLKSFSQKSNLESHKKSHTMIKIKCEICLKPFIHKRSLVRHIRSHTGEKPYNCEICLKSFFHKQGLVIHLRSHTGEMPYKCGICLKSYSTKFDLESHEKTHTGIQPHKCEICLKSFIHKRSLVRHLMSHRRKALQV, translated from the exons atggagtgcaggctttgtcttggatcagctccggccgagtcttccgtctccatcttcggtgatcctcatccagagcgtttagaacaacgcattcggaccttcTGTCAAATTAAT gttaaaagaggcgacgGGTTGCCGGActcggtgtgtctttcgtgtaagaccaatctggaattgctaatcagctttcgaaaggcttgttttcgaagcaacgaaacgtctcaactgaggttagatgattgtttgaagatcaagactgaagaagttttctTGGAAGATGTAAGATGGGACGATGAGCTTTCGTTAtcgacaattcaccgaaagaatagtgaaatttgttcaaagccaTTTCCCATGGAATCTAAACTTGTTTTGTGTACTAGAGATAAACcattcaaatgtgaaatttgtttaaaaccattttctcacaaatctcGCCTTGAGTCACACAAAATATCGCATACTGGAATAAAAcctcacaaatgtgaaatttgtttaaaatcattttctcgaaaatattACTTCGAATCACATAAAATatcgcatactgggataaaactatacaaatgtgacatttgcttaaaatcatttgttcaTAAACATGGACTTGTATTACATTTCAGGACTCACAGGGGAGAAAAGCcctacaagtgtgaaatttgtttaaaatcattttatctaaaatctGGTCTCGTGATACATTTAaggtctcacacgggggaaaagccttacaagtgtgaaaattgtttaaaatcattttctcaaaaacaaggacttgtgatacatttaagatctcacacgggggaaaagccttacaagtgtgaaaattgtttaaaatcattttctcataaACAAGGACTTGTGATACATTCAAGAtttcacacgggggaaaagccttacgagtgtgaaatttgtttcaaatcattttatcaAAGATCTAACCTCATGTATCATAAAAAGtctcatactgggataaaactacaatgtgacatttgcttaaaagcatttattcataaacaaggacttgtgatacatttaaggtctcacacaggggaaatgCCTTACAAGTGtggaatttgtttaaaatcattttctcaaaaatcgaACCTGGAATCACATAAAAAATCGCAtactatgataaaaataaaatgtgaaatttgcttAAAACCATTTATTCATAAACGAAGCCTTGTGAGGCATATAaggtctcacacgggggaaaagccttacaattgtgaaatctgtttaaaatcattttttcataaacaaggacttgtgatacatttaaggtctcacacaggggaaatgCCTTACAAGTGtggaatttgtttaaaatcatattctacAAAATTTGACCTCGAATCACATGAAAAAACGCATACTGGGATacaaccacacaaatgtgaaatttgcttAAAGTCATTTATTCATAAACGAAGCCTTGTGAGGCATTTAATGTCTCACCGGAGAAAAGCCTTGCAAGTGTGA
- the LOC143918717 gene encoding uncharacterized protein LOC143918717 has protein sequence MLSELNAGTMECRLCLGSAPAESSVSIFGDPHPERLEQRLRTCCQIYVKRGDGLPDSVCLSCKTNLELLISFRKACFRSNETSQLRLDDCLKIKTEEVFLEDVRWDDEPSLSTIHRKNSEICSKPFPMESKLVVPTRDMPFKCEICLKSFYQKASLVLHLRSHTGEKPYKCEICLKSLSTKFDLESHEKTHTGIKPHKCDICLKSFIHKRNLVNHLRSHTGEKPYKCEICLKSFSQKSNLESHKKSHTGIKLKCDICSKSFIHKHGLALHIRSHMEEKPYKCDICSKSFCRKSSLMYHKISHTGIKPHKCEICLKSFSQKSYLESHEKTHTGIKPHKCEICLKSFIRKQCLVSHLRSHTGEKPYKCEICLKSFSHKNSLVYHKKSHTGRKSLKCDICFESFIHKHALALHLSSHTGEKSYKCEICLKSFSHKTSLLYHKKSHTGIKPHKCEICLKSFIHQYELTCHLRSHTGEKPYKCEICLKSFSHKNSLVYHKKSHTGIKPHKCEICLKSFIRQYELTCHLRSHTWEKPYKCEICLKSFIHNQGLVIHLRSHTGEKPYECEICLKSFIHNQGLARHLRSHKGEKPYKCEICLKSFSQKYGLESHKLLHTGIKPHKCEICLKSFYKKYHLDTHKLSHAGIKPYKCEICLKSFSHKHGLVRHLMSHTGEKPYKCEICLKSFFHKSKLVYHKKSHTGIKLQCDICLKSFIHKDRLVIHLRSHMVEKPYKCEICLKSFSQKSGLESHKISHTGIKPYKCEICLKSFSRKYNLIHHKGIHTG, from the exons ATGCTGTCAGAATTAAATgcagggacgatggagtgcaggctttgtcttggatcagctccggccgagtcttccgtctccatcttcggtgatcctcatccagagcgccTGGAGCAGCGccttcggacctgctgtcaaatttat gttaaaagaggcgacgGGTTGCCGGActcggtgtgtctttcgtgtaagaccaatctggaattgctaatcagctttcgaaaggcttgttttcgaagcaacgaaacgtctcaactgaggttagatgattgtttgaagatcaagactgaagaagttttctTGGAAGATGTAAgatgggacgatgagccttcgttatcgacaattcaccgaaagaatagtgaaatttgttcaaagccaTTTCCCATGGAATCTAAACTTGTTGTGCCTACTAGAGATATGCCgtttaaatgtgaaatttgtttaaaatcattttatcaaaaagctagtcTCGTGTTACATTTAaggtctcacacgggggaaaaaccttacaagtgtgaaatttgtttaaaatcattgtcTACAAAATTTGACCTCGAATCACATGAAAAaacgcatactgggataaaaccacacaaatgtgatatttgcttaaaatcatttattcataaacGAAACCTTGTGAACCATTTAAGGTCTCACaccggggaaaagccatacaagtgtgaaatttgtttaaaatcattttctcaaaaatctaacctGGAATCGCATAAAAAatcgcatactgggataaaactaaaatgtgacatttgctcaaaatcatttattcataaacaTGGACTTGCATTACATATAAGGTCTCATATGgaggaaaagccttacaagtgtgacatctgttcaaaatcattttgtCGAAAATCTAGTCTCATGTATCATAAAATatcgcatactgggataaaaccacacaaatgtgaaatttgtttaaaatcattttctcaaaaatcttacCTAGAATCGCATGAAAAaacgcatactgggataaaaccacacaaatgtgaaatttgcttaaaatcatttattcgtaaACAATGCCTTGTGAGCCATTTAaggtctcacacgggggaaaagccttacaagtgtgaaatctgtttaaaatcattttctcacaaAAATAGTCTCGTGTATCATAAAAAATCGCATACTGGGAGAAAATCactcaaatgtgacatttgctttgaatcatttattcataaacaTGCACTTGCATTACATCTAAgttctcacacgggggaaaagtcttacaagtgtgaaatctgtttaaaatcattttctcacaaaactaGTCTCTTGTATCATAAAAAatcgcatactgggataaaaccacacaaatgtgaaatttgcttaaaatcatttattcatcaATATGAACTTACATGTCATTTAaggtctcacacgggggaaaagccttacaagtgtgaaatctgtttaaaatcattttctcacaaaaatagtctcgtgtatcataaaaaatcgcatactgggataaaaccacacaaatgtgaaatttgcttaaaatcatttattcgtcAATATGAACTTACATGTCATTTAAGGTCTCACACGTGGGAAaaaccttacaagtgtgaaatttgtttaaaatcatttattcataatcaaggacttgtgatacatttaaggtctcacacaggggaaaagccttacgagtgtgaaatttgtttaaaatcatttattcataatcaAGGACTTGCGAGACATTTAAGGTCTCACaagggggaaaagccttacaagtgtgaaatttgtttaaaatcattttctcaaaaatatggCCTTGAGTCACATAAATTATTGCATactggaataaaaccacacaaatgtgaaatttgtttaaaatcattttataaaaaatatcacctTGATACACATAAATTATCGCATGCTggaataaaaccatacaaatgtgaaatttgtttaaaatcattttctcataaACATGGACTTGTAAGACATTTAatgtctcacacgggggaaaagccttacaagtgtgaaatttgtttaaaatcattttttcacaAATCTAAACTCGTGTATCATAAAAAATCGCACACGGGGATAAAATTACagtgtgacatttgcttaaaatcatttattcataaagatagacttgtgatacatttaagGTCTCACATGgtggaaaagccttacaagtgtgaaatttgtttaaaatcattttctcaaaaatccgGCCTTGAGTCACATAAAATatcgcatactgggataaaaccatacaaatgtgaaatttgtttaaaatcattttctcgaaaatataATCTCATACATCATAAAGGCATTCATACGGGGTAA